GAAGGGCTCCCAGGGCAAACACGCTCCGGGAGAGGGCCCTGTGGGTCAGGGTGAACACTTCTCCCTCGTTGGCGAAGAACACCGTGTGGTCCCCCGGAACGCCGCCCATGCGGAGGGAATGGGTGGGGCAGTCCCGCCCGAGGGCCTCCCTGAGGAGGATGGCCGTCCCGGAGGGAGCGTCCTTTTTCCTGTTGTGGTGGGTCTCGCTCATCTCCGCATCCCAGTCGGCGAAAAGAGGACCGAACTCCCGGAGGATCATCTTGAACAGTGTCACCCCGGCTGCGAAGTTGAAGCTCTGTACCACCGCCGACGTCCTGGCCGCATACCGTACCTCGTCCATCTGTTTCGGCGTGATACCGGTGGTACCCAGCACGAGGGCGCAGGAAAAGCGCCGCACCGCGTCCAGGGTGGCTCCGAGGGCGGAGGGCAGGGAAAAGTCCACCATGACCTCGGGCGTGCCTTGGCAGGTCTCCCCGCCGATATCAAGGGTGTAGCAGAGCTCATGGGAGGCGAAGGCCTTCCGGATCTCCGCCCCCATGCGCCCCGATGCACCCACAAGGCCGTATCTCATAGACTCACCCCGCACTCCTTCATGGAGGCATCGACCACGG
The Aminivibrio sp. DNA segment above includes these coding regions:
- a CDS encoding dihydrodipicolinate reductase C-terminal domain-containing protein, with translation MRYGLVGASGRMGAEIRKAFASHELCYTLDIGGETCQGTPEVMVDFSLPSALGATLDAVRRFSCALVLGTTGITPKQMDEVRYAARTSAVVQSFNFAAGVTLFKMILREFGPLFADWDAEMSETHHNRKKDAPSGTAILLREALGRDCPTHSLRMGGVPGDHTVFFANEGEVFTLTHRALSRSVFALGALRAAEFAAGAKPGFYSFEEVLTCGRKTS